Proteins from a single region of Haloterrigena alkaliphila:
- a CDS encoding adenylosuccinate synthase codes for MTVTIVGSQLGDEGKGGVVDLYGDAADIVARYQGGDNAGHTVVHDGAKYELSLVPSGAVRGKVGVLGNGCVVNLRTLFDELSTLREQGLEPDVRVAERAHAILPLHRVLDGIEEDVKSETDQEVGTTGRGIGPTYEDKAGRRGVRIGDLLDPDVLRDRLEYLVPQKRALVEEVYGLDVEDLEDPDAFDVDALFEEFREFGRRLEEENMTVNAGDFLSDAIDDGRTVVFEGAQGTLIDIDHGNYPYVTSSNPTAGGAAVGTGLSPGVVGTGEIIGIVKAYLTRVGSGPLPTELGGVVGDTPGYDEGTEGRNEELATYIREEGGEYGTVTGRPRRVGWLDVPMLRHAARANGFTGLAVNHIDVLAGLDEVKVGHAYELDGEEIRTIPSTTEEWGRCEATFRSFEGWPEVDWSEVAEAGYDAIPENARTYLEYISDELDAPIYAVGVGPGREETVVVENPHE; via the coding sequence ATGACCGTCACTATCGTCGGGTCGCAACTCGGCGACGAAGGCAAGGGTGGGGTCGTCGATCTCTACGGCGACGCCGCCGACATCGTCGCTCGCTATCAGGGCGGCGACAACGCTGGACATACCGTCGTACACGACGGTGCAAAGTACGAACTTTCGCTCGTCCCGTCGGGCGCCGTCCGGGGGAAGGTCGGCGTCCTCGGTAACGGGTGCGTCGTCAACCTGCGGACGCTGTTCGACGAACTGAGCACGCTCCGAGAGCAGGGGCTCGAGCCGGACGTCCGGGTGGCCGAACGCGCCCACGCCATCCTGCCGCTCCACCGCGTCCTCGACGGCATCGAGGAGGACGTCAAGAGCGAAACGGATCAGGAGGTCGGGACGACCGGCCGCGGCATCGGCCCGACCTACGAGGACAAGGCCGGACGCCGCGGCGTCCGGATCGGGGACCTGCTCGACCCCGACGTCCTCCGGGACCGACTCGAGTACCTGGTCCCCCAGAAGCGCGCGCTCGTCGAAGAGGTCTACGGGCTCGACGTCGAGGACCTCGAGGATCCCGACGCGTTCGACGTGGACGCGCTCTTCGAGGAGTTCCGCGAGTTCGGCCGTCGCCTCGAGGAGGAGAACATGACCGTCAACGCCGGCGACTTCCTCTCGGATGCCATCGACGACGGACGGACCGTCGTGTTCGAGGGCGCACAGGGGACGCTCATCGACATCGACCACGGCAACTACCCGTACGTGACGTCGTCGAACCCGACGGCGGGCGGCGCCGCGGTCGGTACGGGGCTCAGCCCCGGCGTCGTCGGCACCGGTGAGATCATCGGGATCGTCAAGGCTTACCTCACGCGCGTCGGAAGCGGTCCGCTCCCGACCGAACTCGGCGGCGTCGTCGGCGACACGCCCGGCTACGACGAGGGGACGGAGGGCCGGAACGAGGAACTGGCGACGTACATCCGCGAGGAGGGTGGCGAGTACGGTACCGTCACCGGTCGCCCCCGACGCGTCGGCTGGCTCGACGTACCGATGCTCCGCCACGCCGCCCGCGCGAACGGCTTTACCGGCCTCGCTGTCAACCACATCGACGTGCTCGCGGGCCTCGACGAGGTGAAGGTCGGCCACGCGTACGAACTCGACGGCGAGGAGATCCGCACGATCCCCTCGACCACCGAGGAGTGGGGCCGGTGCGAGGCGACGTTCCGCAGCTTCGAGGGCTGGCCCGAAGTCGACTGGAGCGAAGTCGCGGAGGCGGGGTACGATGCGATCCCCGAGAACGCGCGCACGTACCTCGAGTACATCAGCGACGAACTCGACGCGCCGATCTACGCGGTCGGCGTCGGTCCCGGCCGCGAGGAGACCGTCGTCGTCGAGAACCCCCACGAGTAG